The nucleotide sequence GATGAGCTTTTCCATTTTGAAAAGAAGATATAACCTTCAGGgggaaaaatgaaaattttccttcTGAATTAGAAATTTGACACTTCTGAAACTTACAGATATGGAGGACCTTACATCTCGTGTTTGTTGGCAACTTGTGAAGAAGGAGGGCTACATAGCAATATGGCAGAAGCCTTTCAATAACTTGTGCTACATGAGTCGCAACTCTGAAGTCCAGCCTCAACTTTGTGATTCAGATGATCAGCCGAACAAAGTTTGGTATCTTCAAGAACTTTCTATTAAAAGTGCTTCTCATGGATAGGATGGTAAAAAATGAATAATTAGTGGTTAATGTGAACTCTGATGTTTTACATTCTCAACCTAGGTTTCTCAAGTCTTAACTAATAGATGTCATCCTTACACCTATCCTTGACTTCTTTGACATGCTGGTGGAAAATCCTTGTTAAGCACCATTGGCTAGTATTCAAATGACCAGAAATGATCTCCATTGGTCATGTGCACGCTAGACATCAAATTTATGGTTgtttggatttttgtattttgagaTAGACTGCTTTCCCTCTTTTGATCCCTGCATTCAAGCacctttattttaaaaaatgtttattGGATTATTTTGCTTTAGAATGAAAATCTCAAATGAAGTGAAGCTTTCTGTTTTCCACATTTGAGCTCATCTTTTCAACAAGAAGCAACCTCTTAAAGTTGTGTACTTCTGGAAGTTCATGAATATCTTATAGGGATAATTCTACTTGCTAATAATTTCCAATGTTTTTAAAGTGTACTACATGCTGTATGTTTCTTAGATACCTCCTCAAGTTACTCCATGTTTCTTGCAGGTATGTTAGCCTAAAAGCATGCATTACTCGCCTTCCTGAGAATGGATATGGAGCAAATGTTTCTTCCTGGCCTGCTAGGTCTCATGAGCCTCCACAAAGACTCCAAGAAGTTGACATGGATGCTTATATAGCAAGAAATGATATTTTTGAGGCAGAGTCTCAGTACTGGAATGAAATTGTGGAGGGCCATGTTCGTGTTTTTCATTGGGAACAATGGAAATTGCGAAATGTAATGGATATGAGAGCTGGATTTGGAGGGTGAGTATTTCTTTTATCCATTCAGTAATTTGCATTGAACTAATTTTctatattaaaataaaagattGATTTCGTTGAAGAGGCATTTTTTGTGGTGTTGCTACAATTGATCTACGACAAACTGAGCTAATACCATTTCATGTAATTTCCTTTAATAGTTTCCTATTTCTTAGATATAAATAAAAATGATCAAAATCCATTCATCTCAATGTCTTTCCCAACAATCACTAATTGTTTGTATATAATTGTAATGCACTAATTAACCATAACTTCCTACTTGTTTCTGGGGCTTGATAATCTTTTTGTTGTGGGGGTTGATAATGTTTTTACATGTGTTTGTGTACATTCTTTCCTGCATGGCTGCATGCCTGGGTCAGTGATATCAGAACCAGCGTGTTTATACTTCTGTTTTCACACTTATCATGGGGTATAAAAGTGAGAACATCTATAAGGTCAATGAGCGTAGAGTGCCATTGTTGAAGTTTAAGAAACTCTATCTTGTATTACTTGATGAACTCTTAATCTGCACACTAATCTTCCTCTTTATGCTTGTGAAGTTTACTAGTAGGATTTTTACATGCTCCCTGTAATTCTGTTTTATTCTGGTGCTATGCAGGATAATAATTATCACAATTTTGTTGCAGGTTTGCGGTTGCACTAATCAATAAAAAATTTGATTGTTGGGTAATGAATGTAGTCCCAATCAGCGAGCCAAATACATTGCCAGTGATTTATAATCGTGGCCTTATAGGAGTGACCCATGACTGGTATGCTTGATGCATTTTTGGCAAACCCTGATTGTTGCTACTGTAATCAGTTTAGACCTTTCACTGAAGTTACTGTCTTCTGCAAATTTCACCTACCTGTTCTGCTCTTAATGTATTCATAGGCTTTTACTACCTTGCCATTTCAATTGATGTTGATGGTTAAGCATTTTATTTTCTTCAGCATCTGCATATTCTCAGTTTTTAATTTTACTGAAAATAGCATAACAACTCATCAAACTCCCCTATAGCTCACTCTGGCATAGCAGTGGTATATCTTTACTCCTGTTACACCTAGAAATTCTGACTTGAATGATATTACTTTCTTCTTGCGATGCAATGTTAAAGGGTCTTTTGTGTTCAGAGGCAACAATTCCTAAGTTCAGCTACTTCTCTTGCAATATTTTCTAATACCATCAACTCATGGATGATTGCTGCCATAAAAACATTTCCACACGGTTAAATTTATCtggattcttttttattttactatattaATCATTTTGTCTTCAGGTGTGAACCATTTGACACATATCCAAGAACTTATGACTTTTTGCACGCATCTGATCTATTCTCTATGGAGCAGAAGAGGTATCTACAGAATCACTGCTACTATCTGTGAATAAAAATGTCATTGAAATCATCCTACTCCGTAGTCACCGGAAGAAAGTGATTCAATTTGCAATTTGTTTTCAAGATATCAAGTTTGCAATGAGACTAAGCAGTACTGGAACTTATAGGCTATGAATGATTTTCCCCCTGTATTTTCAGGTGCAATATCTCAGTCATTTTACTGGAGATGGATCGGATCCTCCGGCCAGGTGGGCATGTACTTATTCGTGATTCCAAAGACATCATAGGAGAGATTTCGGACATCACACAGGCTATGAACTGGAAGACTGACCTGCGTGACACTCCAGAAGGTCCATATGCTAGCAGGAGGTTATTGATGTGTGACAAGCCATTCTCCTAGAACTTTAACTCTATTTGTTGGAAATTAGATCTgcaagagcgcatgttttttctATTCAATTGCTTTGGCGGCACTATAGGAAACAACATTTTCTAAAACTTGATATAATGTGGTAAGCTTCTATAAATTGAGGTTTACAACCTGTAAGCATTACACCTTGATGTAGTCAATGAGATTTTCACAAATTCTTACAAGTATGGTCCAACATGGGATTTCACTTACAACAATATATCCTCATCTCTCTTCAGGATTTTGAGAGTTTAATATTTTCAATCTTAATCAAAGCTCTTGGAATTCTTTGAGTACTTATCAACTTAAGTAGAAGGTAAGATTTAGAATGTTTATAGTTTAGTGCCCAAAAGCCTCCAAGTGCTTATTTTATTTCAAACTCCAATATGCACTTTTGGGGGTTTGGATAAAACTTAACTATAGATTGTCTCAATCAGTTGAAGTGGTGATGCAACTTAGGATGATCTATTTGcaaataaaatctttttatttGGAATGGAGTTGACTGCATAGTCAATTAACAAAAGATCAGTCAGTTGATTGATCTTCGATAGAAATTAGAAGAGGATTGCTCATCTGAATAAGGTGACAACTGTAAGATGGTTTACATGATTAAATAAGTCAACCAATTGAGATTCAAAATGAATCAACTAAAGTATTTAAGAGCGAGTCGGCTGAAGTATTTATTGCCTGGCGGAATAGTTGAGTGGAAACATAATTGAATTGATTGATGAATTCATTGCTAGGTAAAAGTTTTCACAATCATGCAAACAATTGATTGGGCTCGCAATAGAACAAGAGTTTGTTGACTATTTGAAGGTTATAAATAAAAGAGCAAAGACAGTTTGTCAATGCTAGTGGATTGTAAAGCTTTTTAGTCATGTAATTTGTTTTACTTACaagattatttattttattctttcaaTGTAAAAAAGTGCTACTAAGTCTAGTAGACGTCTcatttagagaaattttttttaaaataaatttgtcaTAGTTCGGGATCGATTCGTGGGTGCTTGAGTGATAACTTGGATACTCTGCCACTGCACTATAGCCCTGGGGATAATTTCTCCTCTTCCAAGAAGGTTAAGATAATGAAAATTTGTGGGGTGATTTTCCTGACAAGTCATAGGTTATGACGTAGCAATCAAGATCTGAATGATGTAAAATCGTGGTCTTAACATTATTTTACTGTGTTATTATATTTTCACTTTACGGTTAACACTAACCTTGAATTAAAATTATGCAATTTTAATTTATGGCTATTCATGCCTCCACCTCCTTTAGTTGCTATATCAATGCTATAATAGTAGTCCCTAGGATTATGGTACAGTAGTTGGACCTTTCAAACGATTAATCAGACATTTAAGATTCGAATCTCATCTACCGCGCATGCAATAGTTAGATCCTTCAAACAGTTAATATGAAATATTTAAACTTTGAATCTCAGCTGTAGTGCATTGTATGATATTGGCAACTAACTTTCATTGATAGTGATGCCCATGGGATTGGATATAACATCTCCATTATGCCATCTTATAATGAGACAGACCTCTTATTTTGGAAGTCAAGGATAAAGTATTTATTTTGAGAGTTGCATTGCCATGAAAAAGGGTGCTTCACAGACTTGGAAGTGATAAAGTATTTATTTTGAGAGTTGCATTGCCATGCAAAAGGGGTTTGAAGGTCGAATGGATGAGGGGAGAATActcaaaagaaagaaggaagagcaaatccaaagattcACTCAACTTTTTGTTTGGTCATTGCTTCTCGGCTCGCCTTGATACCAATTAACAACTTTGTCAGGCAACGACTCACTCTTATTTCACTTGACTAAGCCACTTTATCTCGTAACTAATCCAACAATTGTAGCTCTCCCTCGTCCTCCTATCAACCATCTTGATTGTATTACAGATTCAATTGGCTTCCTAATCAAAGCAGCTTCTAATAAAAACATTATATTCGCAATGAAATTGTTACGGTATCAATTttataattatcatatattatttcataattaataatcATTGAAGTAATAATAATGAAGGCtatcaataaaattttactaGTGAGTGACTTCCTAATTGTCTCATTATACCAATCAATTGGGATCACCTCCAATCTAATAGTTAACTCATTGACTACGACCAATTGATGGGGTCCAAATGAGTTTTATCTTTGCAGTTTTACTTTGCTCACTAGGCCAACTTCCATTAGATGATCAGTCCCTTAGATACATCAAGCCTTTCACTCATTCAACATGCCATCCTTCACTTTTCACCCATGTAGTAGTTTGCCATCTTTCAACTACTCCAAAGCTGCTTTAGCTTCACTTTGTCTAAGTGGCCATCTCACATTTGGTAATTAATCATTTAGATGCACTAAATTCTTGATTCGATCCTTGTGCTGTACTTCACTCGTTTATCTACGTAGTCCCTCTTTTGTCTTCTGGTTCTGCGGTTAGGACAGAATTGTACTAATACTTTTATGATTATGATGCTAAGTTAAGTCCGTCTGTCATAAATTTTAACtgtttatgattattattttttttccatttctgTGACAGGGAGGGGGATAAACTATTGCttgcattaattaattaattattcatgATCAACGCTTGAGAGAACAGAGAGGTGACTGATTGAGAAAGGGAGAAAGGAAGGAAGGAACGATTTGTGCCCGGGCAGGGCTACAGCAAAAAGCTGCCATTAATTAGCAGTGATTAAGTGGTGAACGGCACCTAATGGCCGGCGGTGAGGTCGATTTTGGCTTCGGCGCCGCACTGTTCGACTTCGAAAGGGCAAACTGCCAAACGATGACGCCGACAAGGAATCCAAATGCAAGAATCAAGTAGTGACTAGATGCCATGCGATGAAAACGACTTGGAGCATCCCGCCGCACAATCCCACGCTTTCCCACGCTTTCTCCCGCGCACGCTGCCGCCGCCGTCCAATGCCAAGTTGGGGCATAGAAATTAGGTCACTTGAGTGAAACTTAATTGTCTtcgatttaatttatttattaacatTTTTAGAGCGGAAATcacaataaattttatttatttatttatttattaacatTTATCTCTATAGGTTACTTCACCCCCACCTCACCTCCTGCAAGTGTTATTTTTGTTAGACGAAATCTATTGTGATTTGCCTTGCTGTATTTAATCAGGAGGCTAACGATATTTGACCATCTAGGAAGAGCACATATACTCTAATTGAATAATCATGAGCCCAATTAATTAGAAGTTGATGGTTGTTGgaacaaaaatattttatttttgaaccTAACTTTCAATTGATTTTCAGGTCAATTTAATCTATTGAAGTTGACTTCAAATTGAATTTGCATGGAGATCTCAATTTCACTCAACTTATACCCTCATAAGCCCACACAAAGCTATAAGATCAATCTCAATCGTTAAAGGAGAGGGGTGAATAAGGACTTGTAAATTAAAATAATCTTTTTCTTGCTAATGATTTAGCAATGATACACATTAAAGAAAAAAAGCATAAAAAGCTTGAAGTTTACTTGGTTTGCGACACATTAGGGATAAGTATTCGGTAGAAACCGAACCAATTGAATTGAATAGATCGAAAATCGAACAAATCGAATTTTTTTGAACTAACCAAACAGACCAAATTTTTCTACAAAAATTGAACCGATAAAATATCAGTTAATTCAATTTTTGAtcgaattaatcaaaattttaaaatcttattcgattttaactaaaaaaataaaattttatttaattaattatattttaaaataaaaaataattaaattaatattcttaTTCTGTTTAACcaa is from Zingiber officinale cultivar Zhangliang chromosome 7B, Zo_v1.1, whole genome shotgun sequence and encodes:
- the LOC122006944 gene encoding probable methyltransferase PMT11, with product MEDLTSRVCWQLVKKEGYIAIWQKPFNNLCYMSRNSEVQPQLCDSDDQPNKVWYVSLKACITRLPENGYGANVSSWPARSHEPPQRLQEVDMDAYIARNDIFEAESQYWNEIVEGHVRVFHWEQWKLRNVMDMRAGFGGFAVALINKKFDCWVMNVVPISEPNTLPVIYNRGLIGVTHDWCEPFDTYPRTYDFLHASDLFSMEQKRCNISVILLEMDRILRPGGHVLIRDSKDIIGEISDITQAMNWKTDLRDTPEGPYASRRLLMCDKPFS